Proteins encoded together in one Chitinophaga sp. LS1 window:
- the urtA gene encoding urea ABC transporter substrate-binding protein yields MKTTRFLFFCFLLAAFASCHNNATKTSENTSDNGETVKIGVLHSLSGTMAISEVSLRDAVQMAVDEINATGGVLGKKIEPVIVDPASDWDLFAEKAKELLIDKKVSAVFGCWTSVSRKSVLPVFEENNGLLFYPVQYEGEECSNNVIYTGATPNQQLIPAAEYLMSEKGGGYKKFYLLGTDYVFPRTANKILKAYLLSKGVPKENIIEEYTPFHHQDYQTIVSKIKRFAADGKACVLSTINGDSNVPFYKEFANQGLSSATCPIMAFSVAEDELRSMDTEFLVGHLAAWNYFQSNDSPENKKFVDAFKAFCEKKGLPGGNKRVTDDPICWAYTGVYLWARAAEKAGSFDVSKVRAALSGLEFDSPDGKVKMDAGNHHLAKPVMIGEIKPDGQFDIISKTDNLVSPQPWSPLTSPDKDCDWVNHKGTYTK; encoded by the coding sequence ATGAAAACAACGCGCTTCTTATTCTTTTGTTTCTTATTGGCCGCATTTGCTTCCTGTCATAACAATGCGACCAAAACCAGTGAAAATACAAGTGACAATGGTGAGACGGTGAAGATCGGGGTATTGCATTCGCTGAGTGGCACCATGGCTATTTCTGAGGTATCGCTGCGCGATGCCGTGCAGATGGCAGTGGACGAGATCAATGCTACTGGTGGTGTGCTGGGTAAAAAGATCGAACCAGTGATCGTAGATCCGGCTTCTGACTGGGACCTCTTTGCTGAAAAAGCAAAGGAACTATTGATCGATAAAAAAGTATCTGCGGTGTTTGGTTGCTGGACCTCTGTGTCCCGTAAATCAGTACTACCGGTGTTTGAAGAAAATAATGGATTGCTTTTTTACCCTGTGCAGTATGAGGGAGAAGAGTGTTCTAATAATGTGATCTATACCGGAGCTACGCCCAATCAGCAATTGATCCCTGCGGCAGAATACCTGATGAGTGAGAAAGGTGGCGGATATAAGAAATTTTATCTCTTAGGAACAGACTATGTATTTCCCCGTACGGCCAATAAAATTCTGAAAGCTTATTTGTTGTCTAAAGGCGTACCTAAAGAAAATATCATTGAAGAATACACTCCCTTCCATCACCAGGATTATCAGACCATCGTATCTAAGATCAAACGCTTTGCGGCAGATGGAAAGGCCTGTGTGTTGTCTACAATCAATGGCGATAGCAACGTGCCTTTTTATAAGGAGTTTGCCAATCAGGGATTGTCTTCAGCCACTTGCCCGATAATGGCATTTTCTGTAGCGGAAGATGAACTACGTTCCATGGATACTGAGTTCTTAGTAGGTCATCTGGCAGCGTGGAATTACTTCCAGTCAAACGATTCACCTGAGAATAAAAAATTCGTAGACGCATTCAAAGCTTTTTGTGAGAAAAAAGGCCTGCCTGGCGGAAATAAAAGAGTAACTGATGATCCTATTTGCTGGGCGTATACTGGTGTGTATCTGTGGGCAAGAGCGGCAGAGAAAGCAGGATCTTTTGATGTCAGTAAAGTAAGAGCTGCCTTGTCAGGATTGGAGTTTGATTCTCCTGATGGAAAAGTAAAAATGGATGCAGGCAATCACCATCTGGCAAAGCCGGTTATGATTGGAGAGATCAAACCGGATGGACAGTTCGATATTATTTCAAAGACGGACAATCTGGTAAGCCCGCAACCATGGTCGCCCTTGACATCTCCTGATAAAGATTGTGACTGGGTGAACCATAAGGGAACTTATACCAAATAG
- the urtC gene encoding urea ABC transporter permease subunit UrtC, which translates to MEKKIYYLLFIAIFALLLPAGHLMGLVSINTISLWGRYFCFAIAALGIDLIWGYTGILSMCQALFFCLGSYGIAMHMLLKTAGASLPEFMVWNKVESLPFFWVPFQSLGLTLILCLIIPSLFAFITGYVLFRSRIKGVYMAIITQALALAMWLLFLRNETGLGGTNGLTDFRTLIGLPLSSPYVKLGLYLISLLLLCVAYFACNKMTQSKFGKVLQAIRDSESRVSFTAYKVMDYKLAVFVIAALLAAVGGMLYAPQTGIITPGRMDVKASVEMVMWVALGGRGKLKGAIAGALLVNFLYSICTSLFPDSWLYILGFLFVITVLFFDKGFVGLIDTLTKRKEPCY; encoded by the coding sequence ATGGAAAAGAAAATTTATTACCTGCTCTTCATCGCTATCTTCGCCCTGCTTTTGCCGGCAGGACACCTGATGGGACTGGTTTCTATCAATACAATATCATTGTGGGGCCGGTATTTTTGTTTTGCCATTGCAGCATTGGGCATTGACCTGATCTGGGGCTATACCGGTATTCTATCTATGTGTCAGGCATTGTTTTTTTGTTTAGGTAGTTATGGCATTGCGATGCATATGCTATTGAAAACTGCCGGTGCTTCTCTACCAGAATTTATGGTATGGAACAAGGTAGAATCACTTCCTTTCTTTTGGGTACCGTTTCAGTCTTTGGGACTGACATTGATCTTATGTCTGATCATCCCCTCTCTCTTTGCTTTCATCACAGGGTATGTATTGTTCCGTAGCAGGATCAAAGGCGTATACATGGCCATCATTACACAGGCATTGGCATTGGCTATGTGGTTGTTATTCCTGCGCAATGAAACAGGTTTGGGAGGTACGAATGGATTGACTGATTTCAGAACTTTGATAGGATTACCGCTATCCAGCCCTTATGTAAAACTGGGATTATACTTAATATCCTTACTGCTATTATGCGTCGCCTATTTTGCCTGTAATAAAATGACCCAATCCAAATTCGGGAAGGTATTACAAGCTATCCGCGACAGTGAATCCAGGGTAAGTTTTACAGCATACAAAGTCATGGATTATAAACTGGCGGTCTTCGTCATCGCTGCACTGCTGGCGGCTGTGGGTGGTATGCTCTATGCCCCTCAAACGGGTATTATCACCCCCGGTCGCATGGATGTAAAAGCATCTGTAGAGATGGTAATGTGGGTAGCCCTCGGTGGCCGTGGCAAACTGAAAGGCGCTATAGCCGGTGCTTTACTTGTAAATTTCCTGTATAGCATCTGTACCAGTTTATTCCCCGATTCATGGTTATATATACTGGGCTTCCTGTTTGTGATCACGGTATTATTCTTTGACAAAGGCTTTGTAGGATTGATCGATACCCTGACTAAAAGAAAAGAACCATGCTATTAA
- a CDS encoding ATP-binding protein has translation MHRISEDRRVFKFFTAMYAVALTTLAVLSIVSQIGIQQALSHQMHDSHVINFAARLRTYSQTLSKLALLIESGQDIETNRKEFTNTLMQWQKSHEGLQSGSNFLNLPANDQDELKQMFDIIRTPHQEIWKAASAMSLILSSDKPVDTAVIHPYVQTILAYEKSYLLGMELIVFDYDRFSKERVRKLKQVEFLMLTLVLCTLLIEAAVIFYPLSMRIRKVIKGLIASEETSKQLADQLQEANKLMEQSHNELREVTYALDRATYLVKTDHEGHIIYANDKYCHVTRYSMSELRGKPLFHHYFDHLNDPARKMEVWQGEIFDHAADGTGFWLDVTMIPVFDNTGRLYQYMVICSDITKRKNTEREIHQLTEEKLRRHDMEQKIRSYAMISGQEKERKRVAAEIHDGIGQMLTSLRMKMEQVEDKLPAPNAEITKVNGLLFSIITETKRICSDLLPSVLEDFGLRAAIEELIKTCRETARNVVFSLEECNLSQPLPREVEIGVYRILQEALNNAIKHAHATQVDVHIDREENFLNLMIHDDGKGFYYDSQHFFSREQVKKINGLRNMKERAELLGGSLSIQSQPGKGTNIQLEISF, from the coding sequence ATGCATCGTATCTCAGAAGACCGCCGGGTATTTAAATTTTTCACTGCTATGTATGCGGTAGCGCTCACTACGCTGGCCGTGCTCTCCATCGTGAGCCAGATCGGAATTCAGCAGGCATTGAGCCACCAGATGCACGATTCACACGTGATCAACTTTGCCGCACGACTACGTACCTACAGTCAGACGCTGAGCAAACTGGCACTCCTGATCGAATCAGGGCAGGATATTGAAACGAACCGCAAGGAGTTTACCAATACCCTCATGCAATGGCAGAAGTCGCACGAAGGGCTGCAAAGTGGCAGTAATTTCCTGAATTTGCCTGCTAATGACCAGGATGAGCTGAAACAGATGTTCGACATCATCCGGACGCCGCACCAGGAGATCTGGAAGGCGGCTTCAGCAATGAGCTTGATATTGAGCAGCGATAAACCTGTGGATACGGCGGTGATCCATCCTTATGTGCAGACTATTCTGGCATATGAAAAGTCCTATTTACTGGGGATGGAGCTGATTGTATTTGACTATGACCGGTTTTCGAAAGAGCGGGTACGGAAGTTAAAACAGGTGGAATTCCTGATGCTGACATTGGTATTGTGCACACTACTGATAGAGGCGGCGGTGATCTTTTACCCGCTATCCATGCGGATCCGGAAAGTGATTAAGGGGTTGATCGCATCCGAAGAAACTTCCAAACAACTTGCGGATCAGCTACAGGAGGCCAATAAGCTGATGGAGCAATCCCATAATGAGTTGCGGGAAGTGACGTATGCATTGGACAGGGCGACCTATCTTGTAAAAACAGACCATGAAGGGCATATTATTTATGCCAATGATAAATACTGCCATGTAACACGATATAGTATGTCGGAGTTGCGTGGCAAACCGCTTTTTCACCATTACTTCGATCACCTGAATGACCCCGCCCGCAAGATGGAAGTATGGCAGGGAGAGATCTTTGACCATGCCGCTGATGGTACGGGATTCTGGCTGGATGTAACGATGATACCAGTCTTTGACAACACAGGCAGATTATATCAGTATATGGTAATTTGCAGTGACATTACCAAACGTAAAAATACAGAGCGGGAAATCCACCAGCTGACAGAAGAGAAACTACGCAGGCATGATATGGAGCAAAAGATCCGTAGTTATGCCATGATCAGCGGACAGGAGAAAGAACGGAAACGGGTAGCGGCAGAGATCCATGATGGGATTGGTCAGATGCTGACCAGTCTGCGCATGAAGATGGAACAGGTGGAAGATAAACTGCCAGCACCCAATGCGGAGATCACCAAAGTGAATGGGTTGCTGTTTAGTATTATTACGGAGACAAAAAGGATCTGTTCTGACCTCCTGCCTAGTGTGCTGGAGGACTTCGGACTACGTGCAGCGATAGAAGAACTGATAAAAACCTGTAGAGAAACGGCACGCAATGTGGTGTTTAGTCTGGAAGAATGTAACCTGTCACAACCTTTGCCAAGAGAAGTGGAGATTGGCGTATATCGCATCTTGCAGGAGGCGCTGAACAATGCGATAAAACATGCGCATGCTACGCAGGTGGATGTGCATATAGACAGGGAAGAGAATTTCCTGAACCTGATGATCCATGATGATGGAAAAGGGTTTTATTATGACAGTCAGCATTTCTTTTCGAGAGAGCAGGTGAAGAAAATAAATGGGTTGCGGAATATGAAGGAGCGGGCAGAGTTGCTGGGAGGGTCCCTTAGCATCCAATCACAACCCGGAAAAGGCACAAATATACAGCTGGAAATCTCATTTTAA
- the urtB gene encoding urea ABC transporter permease subunit UrtB, producing MKKLLIAALVFWTQWAMAATDSTTIFVSQILHDTQKTYAINQIIARQDPATFPLLSAINNKKLYLLNNQAVTTGEKTASATYEIYSLYPKNELLVNTNGQPLHTSIDALTVVEINRSDRLLLNGILPMLEIFNPEPAKRMLAYGQLKDSHAPNRLDLLRMALARESNKDALRAGKDILYYLELNTTADASIAKLYIDSLAENWGDNAPVFLSEYAKTNKPQAAYAAKKAVELERRYDYLQKVQNLFSGLSLGSILILIALGLSIVYGLAGIINMAHGEFLMIGAYTTYCIQTLFTDVLKVPYTDLLFIISLPLSFLVAGLLGLLLERLVVRHLYARPLESLLATWGVSLILIQTARSLFGDLTAVKTPAFLSGGLAVSPHLVLPYNRIFIIGLTTLIVALTYFMLYKTRLGLQIRAVTQNRGMSACLGIDTKRVAALTFFFGSGLAGIAGCAMTLIGNVVPDMGQTYIVDSFLVVVTGGVGKIVGTIVSGLGIGFFTKILEAFFQAVYGKVCILLFIMLFMQYKPKGLFPYKGRLAED from the coding sequence ATGAAAAAATTGCTCATAGCAGCCCTTGTGTTTTGGACGCAGTGGGCGATGGCTGCTACCGATAGCACGACCATATTCGTATCACAAATATTACACGATACACAAAAGACCTACGCAATCAATCAGATTATTGCCAGGCAGGATCCGGCAACGTTTCCCCTGCTGAGTGCGATTAACAATAAAAAATTGTATCTATTAAATAATCAGGCCGTAACCACCGGAGAAAAAACGGCGTCTGCGACCTACGAAATATATTCTTTATATCCGAAAAACGAATTGTTGGTCAACACGAATGGTCAACCGCTTCACACCTCCATTGATGCGTTAACGGTAGTAGAGATCAACCGCTCTGACAGGCTGTTGCTCAACGGTATACTACCCATGCTGGAAATTTTCAACCCTGAGCCTGCGAAAAGAATGCTCGCATATGGCCAGCTGAAAGACAGTCATGCCCCCAACCGTTTAGATTTGTTACGGATGGCACTTGCACGGGAAAGCAATAAAGATGCCTTACGCGCAGGTAAAGACATCCTGTACTACCTTGAATTGAATACGACTGCTGATGCCAGTATTGCCAAATTATACATTGACAGTCTGGCAGAAAACTGGGGCGATAATGCCCCGGTTTTCCTTTCCGAATATGCAAAAACCAACAAACCACAGGCTGCTTATGCTGCTAAAAAAGCAGTAGAATTGGAACGCAGGTATGACTACCTGCAAAAAGTACAAAACCTCTTTAGTGGATTAAGTTTGGGAAGTATCCTGATCCTTATCGCCCTTGGCTTATCGATTGTCTATGGCCTTGCCGGCATTATCAATATGGCCCATGGAGAGTTCCTCATGATTGGCGCCTATACCACTTATTGTATTCAAACATTATTTACAGACGTACTGAAGGTACCTTACACTGACCTGCTCTTTATCATTTCCCTCCCCCTGTCTTTCCTGGTAGCAGGTCTTTTGGGGCTTTTACTGGAAAGACTGGTGGTGAGGCATCTCTACGCACGGCCCCTGGAAAGTCTCCTGGCTACATGGGGCGTGAGTTTGATTTTAATTCAAACAGCAAGATCCCTGTTTGGTGATTTGACAGCAGTGAAAACACCTGCTTTTTTATCAGGAGGATTGGCCGTATCACCTCATCTTGTATTACCATATAACCGCATTTTCATTATCGGTTTGACTACTCTGATCGTGGCGCTCACTTATTTTATGCTATACAAAACCAGGCTGGGACTACAGATCAGAGCGGTGACACAAAACAGGGGTATGAGTGCATGCCTTGGTATTGATACAAAAAGAGTAGCCGCACTGACCTTCTTCTTTGGCTCAGGACTAGCCGGTATAGCCGGTTGTGCGATGACGTTGATTGGAAATGTAGTACCTGATATGGGGCAAACGTATATCGTAGATTCATTCCTCGTGGTAGTGACGGGTGGTGTTGGCAAAATTGTAGGAACGATTGTGTCAGGGTTAGGAATTGGATTCTTTACGAAAATATTAGAAGCCTTTTTCCAGGCAGTGTATGGAAAGGTATGCATCCTCTTGTTCATCATGTTGTTTATGCAGTACAAACCGAAAGGCCTGTTTCCTTATAAAGGGAGATTGGCAGAGGATTGA
- the urtD gene encoding urea ABC transporter ATP-binding protein UrtD — MLLSVNNLAVSFGGVHALSLSQFSLRDKELRVIIGPNGAGKSTFLDILCGRTKPDTGEVLFNHKPIAGMTEVSIARLGIGRKFQQPSVFPGLTVYDNLLLAAKMKKDILSSLFFRPSQLLKARIHEVAEKIGLTKVLSSIAGALSHGQKQWLEIGIVVLQDPKLLLIDEPAAGMSDEETYKTGELLLELSNNHGIIVIEHDMKFVQQIARERVTVLERGKLLVEGSFNDIRNDQRVIDCYLGRNNTQLENL, encoded by the coding sequence ATGCTATTAAGTGTAAATAACCTGGCAGTATCCTTTGGTGGTGTGCATGCTTTATCACTCAGCCAGTTTAGTCTGCGGGACAAAGAATTACGTGTGATCATCGGCCCTAACGGCGCTGGCAAAAGTACCTTTCTGGATATTCTTTGTGGCAGAACAAAACCAGATACAGGCGAAGTTTTGTTCAATCACAAACCCATTGCAGGCATGACAGAAGTAAGCATCGCCAGACTGGGCATAGGCCGTAAATTCCAGCAGCCATCAGTATTTCCGGGACTCACGGTTTACGACAATTTATTGCTGGCGGCAAAAATGAAGAAGGATATTCTTTCTTCTTTGTTTTTCAGACCATCACAGCTCTTGAAAGCACGCATTCATGAAGTAGCAGAAAAGATCGGGCTTACAAAAGTACTTTCTTCCATCGCCGGCGCATTGTCTCACGGACAAAAGCAATGGCTGGAAATCGGTATCGTGGTCCTGCAGGATCCAAAGTTATTACTGATTGACGAACCTGCTGCAGGCATGAGTGATGAAGAAACTTACAAAACAGGCGAACTACTACTCGAGCTCTCTAACAATCACGGCATCATCGTGATAGAACATGATATGAAATTCGTTCAACAGATTGCCCGGGAAAGGGTAACAGTATTGGAAAGAGGGAAGTTGCTGGTAGAAGGGAGTTTTAACGACATCAGAAATGATCAGCGTGTAATAGACTGCTACCTGGGGCGTAACAATACTCAACTTGAAAATCTATGA
- the urtE gene encoding urea ABC transporter ATP-binding subunit UrtE encodes MSQILQVQSVVAAYGQSTILWGTSLDVKAGAVTTVMGRNGVGKTTLLKTIMGVITAREGRIIFKDRDLTPLGPAGKAKAGIAYVPQGREIIPKLTVYENLLLGLEAAPDRKAGIQEEEIYHLFPILKDFRKRAGGNLSGGQQQQLAIARALVSRPSLLLLDEPTEGIQPSIAQEIGHILQRLVQEKGISVLLVEQKIDFARQVSDYYYFMDRGKMINHGSAEEMDFASLERHIAV; translated from the coding sequence ATGAGTCAGATCTTACAGGTACAAAGCGTAGTGGCCGCTTATGGCCAGAGTACCATCTTGTGGGGTACCAGTCTGGATGTAAAGGCTGGTGCGGTAACGACGGTAATGGGCAGAAATGGCGTGGGTAAAACCACTCTCTTAAAAACAATTATGGGTGTGATCACTGCCCGTGAAGGTCGCATTATCTTTAAAGACAGGGACCTTACTCCCCTCGGACCTGCCGGCAAAGCCAAAGCAGGGATCGCCTACGTACCACAAGGAAGGGAAATCATCCCAAAACTCACCGTATACGAAAATCTTTTACTAGGTCTTGAAGCAGCCCCCGATCGAAAAGCAGGTATCCAGGAGGAAGAAATTTACCACCTCTTCCCTATCCTGAAAGATTTCAGGAAGAGAGCTGGCGGGAACCTAAGTGGAGGGCAACAGCAACAGCTGGCCATTGCCAGGGCACTGGTAAGCCGGCCTTCCCTCCTGCTGCTGGATGAACCGACTGAGGGCATACAACCCAGTATAGCACAGGAAATCGGGCATATTCTGCAACGACTGGTACAGGAAAAAGGGATCTCCGTACTATTGGTGGAGCAGAAGATTGACTTCGCCAGACAGGTGAGCGACTATTATTATTTTATGGACAGAGGCAAAATGATAAATCATGGCAGTGCGGAGGAAATGGACTTTGCTTCACTGGAAAGGCATATCGCGGTATAA
- a CDS encoding response regulator transcription factor — protein MDKISVFLVDDHEIFRNGLKQLINSEPDMEVSGEASTGEDALHALSSTQPDVVIMDIRMPGINGLETSTALLKASPRTHILFFSLFDEPDYVAAALEMGASGYILKDTSNKIFLNAIRTIHNGKYYFIGEVSDVLVKKYQAARLSAAQPGPQAADISLSRREEQIIRMVNNGLNNKDIAESLGLSIRTIEAHRMNILRKFQVNSIEEVIEYCRNANLLKEE, from the coding sequence ATGGATAAAATCTCGGTATTTTTAGTAGACGATCATGAAATCTTCAGGAATGGCTTGAAACAATTGATAAACAGTGAGCCGGATATGGAGGTATCAGGAGAAGCCAGTACTGGCGAAGATGCTTTGCATGCACTAAGCAGTACACAACCTGATGTCGTGATTATGGATATCCGTATGCCGGGTATCAATGGTCTGGAAACGAGTACGGCATTGTTGAAGGCGAGTCCGCGCACGCATATCCTGTTCTTTAGTTTATTTGATGAACCGGATTATGTAGCGGCGGCGCTGGAGATGGGGGCGAGTGGGTATATTTTGAAAGATACGAGCAATAAGATCTTTTTGAATGCGATCCGGACGATACATAATGGGAAGTACTATTTTATTGGAGAGGTAAGTGATGTATTGGTCAAGAAATACCAGGCGGCGAGGCTGAGTGCAGCACAACCCGGGCCGCAGGCAGCGGATATATCATTGTCCAGAAGGGAGGAGCAGATCATCAGAATGGTGAATAATGGGCTGAACAATAAAGATATAGCAGAGAGCCTGGGATTGAGTATTAGAACGATAGAGGCGCATAGAATGAATATACTGAGGAAGTTTCAGGTGAATAGTATAGAGGAGGTGATTGAGTATTGCAGAAATGCGAATTTGTTGAAGGAGGAGTAG
- a CDS encoding J domain-containing protein, which yields MAFIDYYKVLGLAKTASADDIKKAYRKLARKLHPDMNPNDKDANLKFQQLNEANEVLSDPEKRKKYDEYGENWRHAEQFEHAKQQQQQQGYTYGGQTGFEGFGGNFSEEHFSDFFESLFGRGGGAGAGGRTRSKYRGQDYQAELHLGLREAATTHQHTLKVNDQNVRITIPAGIANGQVIKLKGHGAPGGNGGPAGDLYITFIVEDDENFKRSGDDLYATVDVDLYTALLGGDITFDTLNGKVKLKVKPETQSGTKVRLKGKGFPIYKKDGESGDLIITYNVKLPTGLSEKEKELIRELANISSKN from the coding sequence ATGGCTTTTATAGATTATTATAAAGTACTGGGACTGGCAAAGACAGCTTCAGCAGATGATATCAAGAAAGCGTACCGTAAGCTGGCGAGGAAGCTACACCCCGACATGAATCCGAATGACAAGGATGCGAACCTGAAATTTCAACAGCTCAACGAAGCGAACGAGGTGTTAAGCGACCCTGAAAAGCGTAAGAAATACGACGAGTACGGCGAAAACTGGCGTCATGCGGAGCAGTTTGAACATGCGAAGCAGCAACAACAGCAACAGGGCTACACCTATGGTGGTCAAACGGGTTTTGAAGGCTTTGGCGGAAATTTCTCAGAAGAGCATTTCTCAGATTTCTTTGAATCACTTTTTGGTCGCGGTGGCGGCGCAGGTGCTGGTGGTCGTACACGTAGTAAATATCGTGGACAGGATTACCAGGCTGAGTTACATCTTGGTTTAAGGGAAGCAGCGACTACGCATCAGCACACCCTGAAAGTAAATGACCAGAACGTGCGCATTACTATTCCTGCGGGTATAGCGAATGGCCAGGTCATCAAACTGAAAGGACATGGTGCACCGGGTGGTAATGGTGGTCCCGCCGGGGATCTTTATATCACCTTTATAGTGGAGGATGATGAAAACTTTAAACGCTCGGGTGATGACCTGTATGCTACAGTAGATGTAGATCTTTATACAGCATTGCTGGGTGGTGATATCACATTTGATACCTTGAATGGAAAAGTAAAACTGAAGGTAAAACCTGAAACGCAGAGTGGCACGAAGGTGAGACTGAAAGGTAAAGGGTTCCCTATTTACAAGAAGGACGGGGAATCTGGTGATCTTATCATCACGTACAATGTGAAATTACCTACTGGACTGAGTGAGAAAGAGAAAGAACTGATCCGTGAGTTGGCTAATATTTCATCCAAAAACTAG
- a CDS encoding chaperone modulator CbpM: MISITHYCTIHNIDTSFIHALADEGLIVLTIATDGPFIEEEQLPDLESYTRWHYEMGVNTEGIDVIRHLLGRVRDMQQEMHNLRMRLRLYEDGD; this comes from the coding sequence ATGATTTCCATTACGCATTATTGCACGATTCATAATATCGATACATCTTTTATACATGCATTAGCAGATGAGGGATTAATTGTACTCACCATTGCAACTGACGGACCTTTTATAGAAGAAGAGCAGTTGCCTGATCTGGAAAGTTATACACGCTGGCATTATGAGATGGGCGTGAATACGGAAGGAATTGATGTGATCAGGCATTTGTTGGGGAGAGTGCGTGACATGCAGCAGGAGATGCATAATCTCAGGATGCGGTTACGGTTGTATGAAGATGGGGATTGA